A region of the Myxococcus stipitatus DSM 14675 genome:
AGCTCGTCGCGTCCGCCATCACCATCGGCAGCGGAGGCTCCGCGGGCCGGGAGGGGCCCATCGTCTACGGCGGGGCCGCGTTCGCGTCCACCGTCGGCCGGGTGCTGGGCTTCAGCCGCAAGGAGCTGTCCATCCTGCTGGCCTGCGGCGCGGGCGCGGGCATCTCCGCGTCCTTCAACGCCCCCATCGCCGGCGCGGTGTTCGCGATGGAAATCATCCTGCGCGAGTTCGAGCTGCGCGTCTTCTCCCCCATCATCCTGGCCAGCGTGGCGGGCACGCTGGTGAGCCAGGGTGTGCTGGGCGAGGCCCCTATGCTGCGCCGCGTGCCGTATGAGCTGGTGAGCGGCTCGGAGGTGCTGGCGTACGCGGGCCTGGGCATCGGCTGCGGCCTGCTCGCCTTCCTCTTCGTGAAGCTGCTGCACGGCGTGGAGCACTTCTTCCAGGGGCGCACGCGTGGGACGCTGTCCCCGTGGCTGGGCCAGAAGCCGCTGCCGTTCCGCGCGGGCCTGGGCGGGCTGTGCGCGGGGCTTTTGGCCTTCGTCAGCCCGACGGTGTGGGGCAGCGGGCACGACTACATCAACCTGGCGGCGGTGGGGAAGCTGCCCTTCTTCTTCCTCGTCATCGCCTGCGTGCTGAAGCTGGTGGCCACGGCGGTCACCATCGGCTCGGGAGGCTCGGGCGGGACGTTCTTCCCGGCGGCCGTCATCGGCGCCATGGCGGGCGGCGCGTTCGGCACGCTGGTGCACTACTTCTTCCCGGCCAGCACCGGCCCCAGCGGCGCCTACGCGCTGGTGGGCATGGGCGGCGCGGTGGCGGCCCTCAACCGCGGCCCGCTCACCGGCATGATGATGATGTACGAGCTGAGCGGGAACCACGACATCATCCTCCCGCTGATGGTGACGTGCACCATCGCCTCCGCGCTCTGCCACTACCTCATCGAGCGCAAGGCCCCCAAGGTCCCCAGCGACGCGGACCTGCTGGAGTCCACGCCCGTCCACGCGCTGATGGAGCACATGGCCCCCGTGCCCGCGGGCCTGCCCGTGCGTCCGCTGGCGGACCTGCTGCTCACGTCCGAGACGGGCGCGCTGCCCGTGCTGGACACCGCGGGCGAGGTCTACGGCCTCATCCAGGTGCAGCAGCTCCGCGAGGTGTGGCACGACGAGGCCATGTACCCGCTGCTGGTGGCCAGCGACCTGGCGCGCAAGCTGCCCGTGCTGTCCCCCGACGCGGACCTGGCCCACGCGCTGCGCCTCATGGACCAGGAGGACGTGGACGCGCTGCCCGTCGCGGCGGCCTCGGGCATCGCCACGCGAGGGCTGCTCACGCGCGTGGCCGTGCGGCGGTTCCTCTTCGCCCAGCATGCGACGGAGCACGCGCAAGGCAGCCCGCCCGTCGGCGCGACGGAAGTCACCCGCTGACGCGAAGGTCCGGTGTCGTGGCCACCCCACTTTCATGGTGGGTGGGCCGTCCTGGTCGCCGCGCGGGTGATGCGCGATGCTGGGGCTTCCGGAGGCGTCCTTGGAGCTACTCCGCGCAACCCCAGCCGAGCACCCGCTGCTGCGCAACCTCTACCCGCTCTACCTGCACGACTTGAGTGAGTTCGGGGTCGGCTACCGGCTGGACGCACAGGGGCAGTGGGAGCCCAACTCCCTGGGCACGTGGCTCTCGCCCTCCCCCGAGGTCCACCCGCTGCTCCTGCGCTGGGAGGAGCGCACCGTCGGGTTCGCCTTCGTGGCCCAGGCGCCCTTCCCGTACATGACGCCGGGGCGCGACTTCCGGATGAGCGAGTTCTTCATCCTGCGCGGAGAGCGCGGCTACGGCCTGGGACGGCGCGCGGCCATCGCCATCTTCGAGCGCTTCCAGGGCGTGTGGGAGGTGTCCCAGCTTCCCGCGAACCAGTCGGCCACGTCCTTCTGGCGCAAGGTCATCCGCGAGTACACGCAGGGCCAGTTCGAGGACACGCTCGTGGATGACTCGCCCGCGCAGGTGTTCGACAACCGCGGACGGCCACCGCTGGCCCTGGCGCCCCCGCGCCGGTGAGCGCGGGGGGGCGACTTCGCGCCTACTGCTTGGACTTCGCCTCGGCGGCGGGCGCCTTCGGAGCGGGCGGCGTCTCCTTCGCGGCGGCCGGCGCGACGAAGGGCGAGGCGGGCTTGGCCTGGCTGCACGAGGTGATGGCGCTCGAGGGGTCCACGGCGTCACCGCCCGAGTCCACCTTGAGGACCTTGCGGCCCTCGCCGACGACGAAGGTGTAGCGCTTGGAAATCGTCGCGACCGGCATCTTCACGTCGTAGGACTCGACGACCTTGCCGTCGGGGTCCGGGATGAAGGGGAACGGCGCCTTCAGGTCCGCCTTGAAGCGCGCGAGCGTCTCCGCGTCGTCCGTGCTGAAGGCCAGCACCCGGCCCTGGAGCTTCTCGATCTCCGAGTGCCGGGCCGTGTACGCCTTGAGCTCCTTGGTGCAGCCGCTCGTGAAGGCCTTGGGGAAGAAGGCGACGATGACCGGGCCCTGCTTCACCATCTCCGACAGGATGTAGACCTTGCCCTCGGTGTCCTTCACCGTGAAGTCCGGGGCCGTGTCCCCGACGTTGGGCGTGGCACCGCTGAGCAGACCTGTGAGCAAGAGGGGAATGAGCATGCCGCCGATTTGAGCGGAAGCCCTCCCGCACAGGCAAGCAACACCTGAGGCCCGGTTACCGAGCCTCGCCCATGCGGGCCCACACCGCGGACGCGGCCTCGCGCGCCTGCTCGGAGACCACGGAAGGATTCACCGACAGCGGCCGGCGTGCCCACATGCGCCACACCCCCTCCACCATCACCGCCTCCACGTGCCGGCTGCCCAGGCCGAACACCACGTGCCACGCCAGGTTCTCCCCGGTGAGCGGCGTGGCCGGCAGGTAGTCGAGCACCAGCAGGTCCGCGAGCGCGCCCTCGCGCATGGGCCCCACCGGCATCCCGAAGTGCTGGGACACCATGCGGTGACCGTTGGCCAGATAACGAAGCACGTCGATGGGCTGCCCCGCCTCGCGCGAGCGCAGGTACGCCGCCTGCGCCTCCGCGAAGAGGTCCGCGGACACGCCATCCGCGCCCAGCGTCGCGCGCGCGCCGAACTTCAGCGCCGGCGCGTAGCCCACCTCCAAGCCCTGGTTGGCGCGCGGCGTGTGGACCATCCACGCCCCCGTGGCAATCACCTGCGCCAGCTCCGCCCAGTCCAGGTGCCCCACGTGCGCCAGCTGGCACTTGGGCGACAGCAGGCCCAGCTCCAGCAGCCGCGACACGGGCGAGGCGCCATGGCGCTCGGTGGAGAGCCGCTCATCCAGCGGGTCCTCCGCGAGCGGCAGGTGCATGCCGGAGTGGGTCGCCTTGAGCGCCTCCACCAGCCCTTGCAGCGCGTCCGGCCCCAGCGTGAAGCCAGGGCCCGCGCCCACCTGTCCTCGGAAGCGTCCCTGCGCCTTCTGCGCGAAGCCCACCGTCTCCTCGAGCCCCTCCTCGCGCACCACCGCGCCGGAGCGGTCCGACACGGCGTAGGCGAGCACGCCTCGCACGCCCACCTCGTGGAGACCTCGGGCCAGGCGCACCAGCGAGCCCGACACGGCCTTCGGCGAGGAGTGCAGGTTGCACACCGTGGTGGTGCCGCACTGAAGCGCCTCGAGTCCTCCGGCACAGCCCGCCACCTGGACGGCGTCCAGGTCCAGCGCGTCCTCGTAGGGCCAGAGGCCCTTCTCCAGCGTGTCCTGGTAGGTCTCCCGCACCACGCTCGGCATGCCGCGCGCCAGGATGGCGTGCAGGCGGTGGTGCGCGCTGACCAGGCCCGGGAAGACGAGCTTGCCGGACAGCGCCACCACCTCGTCGTCGGGGGTGGTCTCCAGATCCGGACCGCGCGCGACGATGCGCTCCCCTTCGATGCGAAGGTCCACGCGCTCCACGACCGCGGGCTCCAGCTCGACGACGTAACCACCCTTGAGGACGGTTCCCAACATCCCTCCGAACGAAGAACGAAGCGCGTGGCGGGTCAGCGACTCGCGAAGTTAACACTGCCCCCACCGCATCGCGCGAGCGTGCAGATGCGTCACATACCCTGCGTAGGATTCATCGCACCATGCGCGATGAAGGCGCCTCACGGCGGAATGTCGCGGGGTCGAACTCACCCCGGCGCACCTCATCCACCATCCGCTCACGGCCTCCCCGCGTGCGGGCGCGAGCGCGAGGGCCGCGCAGCGTCCCGACTTCGCGACAGCGCGGCACCCTGATGAACAGCCGTTCGCGGCGCCCGCGATACAGCTCGCTTCACCCCTGGACGCGCAAGCACCCAACGGCCACGGGGAAGGCGAAGAACGGCGCGGCCCCCGAGGGCCGTGGTGGAAAACCGAGCCCCGTCCAGGAGCGGGCAGGCAGGCCCCCTCGAACTTCTGAGGGGGCGCATGGGCGGGCTCTCCACATAGACTGGCCCCATCTTGGAGTCGGGTCCAAACACGTACTGGGTCGGCCGCTATCGGCTGTCCGCGCGTATCGCGACGGGCGGCATGGCGGAGGTGTACCTGGGACGACGCTTCGAGGATGACGGCCAACGCGGTCCCGCCGTCGCCGTGAAGCGCTTGATGCCGCACCTGGCCTCGGACCGGCGCGTCGTCCAGATGTTCCTCAACGAGGCCCGCATCACCGCCCAGGTGAGGCACCCCAACGTCGTCGCCATCCTCGAGCTGGGCATGGAGGGCACCGAGCCATTCATCGCCATGGAGTTGCTCGAGGGGCGCTCGTTCGCGGAGCTCCGTCAGGAGGCCGCCGAGCGCGGCCAGCGTGTCCCCCTGGGCATCACCCTGCGCGTGCTCGTGGATGCATGCCGGGGGCTCGACGCGGCCCACCGCGCCGTCGACGAGTCGGGCCGCCCGCTGCGCATCGTCCACCGCGACTTCACCCCGGACAACATCCACGTCGGCGTCAACGGCGCGGTGAAGGTCATCGACTTCGGCATCGCCAAGGCGGAGACGCTGGGCGCCGGCACCGAGCCCGGGGTCCTCAAGGGCAAGTTCTTCTACATGTCGCCGGAGATGATCGCCGGCAAGCCGGTGGACCACCGCGCGGACCTCTTCGCCGCGGGCGTCATGTTGTACGAGCAACTCTGTGGCCGCAGGCCCTTCACCGGGATGACCGCCGAGGAGGTCCTCGGCCGCATCGCCGAGGGCCGCGCCCGGCCGCCCACCGCCTTCGACCCCTCCGTCCCCGCCGGGCTGGAGCTGGTCTGCCTCACCGCGCTCCAGCGAGACCCCGCCGCGCGCTTCGACAGCCTCGAGTCCTTCATCGACGCCATCGAGGCCATCGGCGGCCCCGCGGAGGTCGCCACCGGCGAAGCCGTCGCCGCGTACGTGGACACCCTCTTTCCGCCCGACCGGGACCCCAAGCGCCAGGCCCTGCGCCGCGCGCGCATGGCGGACCCGTCTCACGGCGGAACCCCTCCAGGCCCTCGCCGCTTCGACCCCCACGCCGCGCCGCATGACGCCATGACGGTCCCCGCCGCGTGGTCCCACATCATGCTGCCCGACGCGGGCGCGGCCCCGTCCACGAGAGCCCCGACGAGCGCCCCCACCTCCTCGGCCCCCGCGCCCGCGAGTGCCCCCCCGCGTCCCACGGACTCGACACCTCCCACGCGGAACGTGTCCGGCATCGGCGAGGGAGGCCCCGCGCGGGGACGCGCCTCCCGGCTGGGCCGCGTGCTGCTCACGCTGCTCGGACTCGGCGCGCTGGGCGCGGGCGCGGCGTGGCACTTCACGCGCCCGGGGGCCTCTCCCTCGGAGCGGCTGACCCAGGCGCAGACGGCCGACACCGCCGCCGCGAAGGTGACGCTGCTGTCCGGCCTGGAGGCCGACCCGCGCGCCACCGCCGAGGAGCTCTCCCGCGCCGCGGCCCTCTTGATGGAGGCCGGCGCCTTCCCGCAGGCCGTGGAGGTGGCGGAGACCTTCACCACGCGCTTCCCCAAGAACCTGGAGGCCCACCTGCTCGTGGCCCGCGCCGCGACGGAGCTGAACCGGGGCAAGCGGGCGGAGCGCGCCCTCGACGAGGCCCTCACGCTGGCCCCCAAGGACCTGCGCCCCTCGCTGATGCTGGCGGACCTGCGCGAGCGGCAAGGGGACCTGTCCGGCGCCGTGGCCGCGCTGGCGAAGGCGCACGCCCAACAGCCGGGCTCCTCTCGCGTGGCGCCTCGCTATGGCCTGCTGCTGTCGCGCAGTGGCCGGCTGGACGAAGCCTCCACCGTGCTCACCGCCTGGACGCGCGAGCACGACGACGCGGTCAGCCTGGCGGAGCTCGGCTTCGTGCGCTTCCGCCAGGAGCGCGTGGACGAGGCCGCGTCCCTCCTCAAGCGCGCGGTGCGCAAGGATGGCCGGCTGGCCGTCGCGCACTACTACCTGGGGGCCGTCCTCTTCCGACAGGGCGACAGCACGGGCGCCGAGCGCGCCTACCTGGAGGCGGACAAGCTCGCCCCCGAGGACCCTCGGGCCCTGGCCGCGCGCTGTCAGCTCCACGCCCATGGCGGCAACACCACGGCCGTCGCGGAGCTGAAGCGTACGCTGGCGGAACGATTCCCCACTCAAGCCAACGTCCTGGCGGCGGAGTGCAAGGCGGGGAATTAGCTTCCCCCCATGCACCCTGGGTTCCCACTCGCCCTTCCCGTCCTGGTCGGAGTGTTCCCCGGAGAACGCCACCGCATCACGGCGCACCTCGCGGAGGGGCGACCGCATGACGCTGCCTCGCCAACCCCGGCCCCGTCCCTGACTCGGAGCAACTTCCATGGGCACACGCGCCCTCATCATCAACGCCGATGACCTGGGCATCGACCCCGCCGTCAGCCGAGGCGTCCTCCAAGCCATGCGCGAGGGAGTGGTCTCCTCCGCCACCCTCATGGTCAACATGCCCCACTCCGAGGCCGCCGGCCGGGAGGCGGCTGGCCTGTCCCTGGGGCTGCACCTGAACCTGTGCCGGGGCGCCCCCGTGTGGAGCGACTTCCCGAAGGAGCACCTCGGCGCGGACGGCCAGTTCACGGAGCCGCGCGCCGCGAGCCTCCCCGCCGACGTGGTGGAGGCGGAGACCCGCGCCCAGCTCGCGCGCTTCAAGGCGCTGACGGGGCAGGCCGCCACGCACGTGGACGTGCACCGCCACCTCCACCTCCACGCCGACGTGCTCGAGGGGCTGGCGCGGGTGGCGGCGGCGGAGAAGCTGCCGGTGCGCTCGGTCGACTCCATCATGCGCCACACGCTGAAGACCCGGGGCGTGGCCACCAACACGCACTTCCTGGGCGACACGGGCGCGGAGCCGTACTGGACGCTGGACCGGCTGGAGTCGGAGCTGGTGACGCTGCCGGGCGAGGGCATCATCGAGCTGATGTGCCACCCGGGCCACCGCCCCGAGACGCTCAAGAGCAGCTACGCCGCCCAGCGCGAGGTGGAGCTGGCCACCTTCCTCAACCCCCGGGTGCGCGAGGTCCTGGAGCGCACGGGCATCAAGCCCGTCGACTTCCGCGTCCTCTCGCAGGGGGCCTGACCCGCCTCACACGCGAGGCAGCAGGCCCACCGGAGCCCCCTCGCCCACGGCGGGGGTGACACCCGCGCTCCTGCGCCGCTCCTGCATCAGCACGTTGCGCACGCGCGACACCAGCTCGTCCGCCACGTACGGCCGCGAGCACAGCGACGTGCCCTCCTGCGCCCACCACGGCCGCGCGTCCCCCGCCAGCAGGATGGGCACCGGCCGGGCGCGCGGGAGCGTGGCGAACGTCTCCAGGAACAGCCCCGCGGGCCCGTGCGTGAGCGACGTGGACAGCACGATGAGGTCCACCGGCAGGTGCGTGGCCCGGCGCAGCGCGTCCGCGCCCGCCCTCGAGGTGAGCACGTCGAACCCCTCCGCGCACAGCACCCGCTCCGCCAGGGCCTCCTGTGCGGCGTCCTCGTCCAGCAGCAGCACCCGGCGGGGCAGCCGCTTCACCTCGTGCGGCGGCATGCGCGGCAGGCTCACGGTGAAGGTGCTCCCGTGCCCCTCCGCGCTCGCCAGCGTCAGCGCCCCGCCATGCAGCCGGGCGATGGAGTGGCTGATGAACAGCCCCAGCCCCAGCCCTCCGAAGTTGCGGTGCGACACGTTGCGCGCCCGGTAGAAGCGCTGGAACACCTGGGACTGGTCCGCGCCGGGGATGCCGATGCCGTGGTCCTGGACATGGATGCGCGACTCGCCCACCAGCCGCTCCACCTTCACGGAGATGGGCTCCCCCGGCGGGCTGTACTTGTGCGCGTTCTCCAGCAGGTTCACCAGCACCTGCTCCAGCCGGTCCCGGTCTCCTCGCACCCAGACGCGCTCACGCGGCACGTCCACGGAGAAGGGGCGCTCGAAGGCCGCGCGGAAGTGGTCCACTACCTCCGCCACCAGTTGCCCCACCTCCAGCGGCGCCAGCTCCAGCGCCAGCTTGCCCGCATCCAACCTCGACGCGTCCAGCAGGTCATCCACCAACCCCGCGAGACGGTCCACCTGCCGCTTGGACTTCAGCACCGTGGCCAGCTCCAATGGCTGCCCCGTGGAGAGCCTGCGCTCCATGGTGTACAGCCCCAGCTTCAGCGGCGTGAGCGGCGTCTTCAGCTCGTGGCTCGCGATGGACATGAACTCCTCGCGCACCTGGAGCGCCGCCTTCGCCTCCCTCAGGAGCCGGGCGTTCTCCACCGCCACCGCGAGCTGGTTGGCCGCCGCCGTCCACAGCTCCAGCTCCCGCGCGGAGAAGGACGAGCCCTGCTCCTTGTAGAGCAACAACAGCCCCACTGTCCGGCGCGGCGCGCACAACGGCACCGCCGCGAAGATGGAGCCCAGCGAGTCCCCATACCCGCGCTGGATGCCCAGCTGCGCCTGCCGCAGGGCCAGCGCCTGCCGGAAGGGATCATCCTCCGGGGCGAAGGTGTCCTCCGGGGCCTCGCCCCCCGCCAGGTCCGACACGGCCGCGCGGCGCAACTCCGCCCCGTCCTCCTCGCAGAGGTAGACCTCCGCGCGCCGCACCTGGGCGCAGCGCACCAGCGCCACCACCGCCGCCGCGCAGACGGTGTCCACCTCCAGCGTCTCCCCCACCGCCCGGGCAATCTCCCGCACCGCCAACGAGAAGGCCCCCTCGTCATCCACCCCCGAGGACTCCACCACCAGCCACGCCCCCGGCGCCTCCTCCTCCCGCCCCGGCTTCACCTGCACCCGCACCTGGTGCAGCGCGCGGGTGATGACGTGTCCGGTGTGGGCTCGGCCCTCGCGGATGGCCTGCTCCACCGCCTCCAGGCTCCGGCCCTGCTCCAGCACGTCCAGGAGACTGGTACCGACGTGCAGGGTCATCCCGGTCTTCGTGGCGAAGTCCGGCTCGAACCACTGGACGCATAAGTCATGACCGACACGCGCCAGCGCTTGAGGCAGGCACGAGAGGGCTTCTTCGACATCAGGGGGAAGCGTCATGTGCGCGGAAAAGGTGGCGGGGCCGTTGCCGCGATTATGAACGCCCCCCGGCGGGCGCAACCGACCCGCCCCTCGTATTCGCCAGTGGTGGACGACCGCCCCGTTGAGGGGCCGACAGAACCCTCCCCGAGCACCCGTGCGGGCTGGAGGGCACGTCGTGGATGACACCGAGCCCCGGTGTGCTAGACGACACCGCCATGCCTTCGCAGCCGACCAAGGAACTCCAGACCTTCCCCAACCCGGCGTCAGACCGCGACTACGAAATCGCGTTCGACTGCCCGGAGTTCACCTGCCTCTGCCCGCTCACCGGTCAGCCGGACTTCGCGCGGTTCAAGATTACGTACGTCCCGGACCAGTCCTGCATCGAGCTGAAGAGCCTGAAGCTCTACCTGTGGGCGTACCGCAACGAGGGGGCCTTCCACGAGAAGGTCACCAACACCATCGCGGACGACATCATCAAGGCCATCCAGCCGCGCAAGCTCACGGTGGTGGGCGACTGGTTCGTGCGCGGTGGCATCGGGACCATCGTCACCGTCACGCACGAGAAGAAGTAGCCGTGCCCGGGGCGACGAGCGCCGCCCCCGGTGCTCGTCTCACTCCACCTTGTCGAAAATCGCGTCGGCCTTCTTGTTGAGGTCCGTCTCCAGCCGGTCCGCGGCCTTGTGGACGTTCTCCAGGCGCCGCGCGGCCGCGGCCTCCGGGTCCGTCTTCGCCGGGCGCTGGAGGACATACCAGGCCCCGGCGGCAAGCACGCAGAAGCCCAGCACGAAGGTGACGATGCGGCCCATGGACTGCCTCCTCCCGCGCTAGCGGGTGAGCTGTTGCACGAATGGCGCCCACTGCGCCTGGGTGAAGTAAAGGCCGGTTCCCGCCGCGGACGCCAGAATCAGCGCGGCCAGCGCCCACTTGAGCAGCCCCCCCGAGCGGGAGCGCGAGGTGTCGAAGCCCTCCACCACCGCGTCCAGTTCCTGGGGCCGCATGAGCTGCTGCGCTTCGGTGTCCGTCAGCTTCTGGCGGTGGCGCAGGAAGGCCACCAGCAGCCCCGCATGGGACACCGGGACCTCCTGCGCCAGGAAGACGTCCAGCTCGCGGCGCATGGCGGCGGCGTCCGGGAAGCGGTCCTCCGGCTTCACCTCCATGGCGCGCTGGATGATGCGCACCAGCGGCGAGGGCACGTTGGGCGCCACCTTGTTGAGCGGCGTGTACTTGCCGTCGCGAATCTTCGCGAAGACCTCGCCCGCCGTCTTGCCGTGGAAGGGGCGCGCGCCGGAGAGGGCCTCGTAGAGCAGCACGCCCAAGGAGAAGATGTCGGTGCGGCCATCCAGCGGCGCCCCCGTCACCTGCTCCGGCGACATGTACGAGGGCGTGCCCACCGCCATGCCCGCCTGGGTGAGCGCCTCCAGGCCCACGTCCTTGGCGATGCCGAAGTCCATCAGCTTCACGTCACCGGACTTGGTGAGCATGACGTTGGCCGGCTTCAGGTCGCGGTGGATGATTTGACGGAAGTGCGCGTGGTCCAGCGCGCTGGCGATGCGCGCGGCGATGACGCCCGTGACGTCCGCGGGCAGCGGCCCCTCGCGGATGAGCGTGTGCAGCGTGGGCCCGTCCACCAGCTCCATCACCATGAACAGGCTGTCGTTCTTCTCCACCAGGTCGTAGAGCGTGACGATGTTCTGGTGACGGAAGGTGGCCAGCGCGAGCGACTCCCGCCGGAAGCGGGACAGCGTCTCCTTGTCCCGCTTGCCCTCCGGCAGCAGCTCCTTGATGGCCACCTCGCGCTGAATCATCTCGTGGAGGCCGCGATACACGACGGCCATGCCACCTCGGCCCAACTCCCCGAGCACTCGATACGCGCCAATCTTGCGATGACGGACGGCTTTCTCTGCGGAAGGCACGGGAGAGAGGCTACAGAACTGGACACGGACCGTCGATGTCTCACGTGGCCGCTCGAGCCATCCGCGGGTCCGGACTCCGGGTACACTGACTTCCCCCCCCCGCGCACTCATGACCCTTCGCCTGCTCGTCCCCCTCCTCGCCCTCTGCACACTCGGGGGCTGCATCGTCCACCGCTCCCACCACGACCACGGGCACGACTCACGTCCGCCCAAGTCGAAGAAGTCCAAGAAGAGCAGCAGGGACTGTCACCCGAGCCAGTACTGGGATGGCGACGAGTGCCGCCACAAGGGCAAGGGCAAGGGGGCGCGCAAGCACGATGGGTGAAGCCGTCGTGGCTCGGTGAGCGCGTCCCGCTCGCTTCCGGAGAGTTGTAGGGTGGGTGCGTCATGCGCACCGATGCCGTCCCGCCTCCGCCGTCGCCCGTGCCCGCCGTCGCCTCCCCGGGCCCGAACCGGCCGAGGGAGACGGAGGACTGCACGCTGCTCAATGGCGGCACGGAGGCGTTCCCCCGGATGCTGGAGGCCCTCTCCTTCGCCCGGGAGCGCATCCACCTGGAGGTCTACACCTTCGAGCGCGAGGGCGTGGGCGCGCGCTTCGTCGACGCGCTGGTGGCCGCGGCGAAGCGGGGCGTGTCGGTGAAGGTGGTGGTGGATGGCTGGGGCAGCATCGGCCACAGCGCCGCGCTGACCCAGACGCTGCGGGCCGCGGGCGCGAAGGTGCGCGTGTACAACCCGCTCACGTCGCTGTTCCTGGGCCGCGCGTGGAGGAACCACCGCAAGATCCTCCTCGTCGACGACACGGTGGCGTTCCTGGGTGGCATCAACATCGGGGATGCGTACGCGGCGCAAGGAGATGTGCCCGGGTGGGCGGACCTGGCGGTGGAGCTGCGGGGCGACATCTGCCGGCAGCTCGGCGCGAAGCTGACGGCGGGCGCGGCGGAGCTGACGTCCGGCGCGGTGAGCCTGCTCCTGTCCGGCTTCAGCGGCGGCCACCGGCTGCGCAAGCGCTACCTGTCCGCCATCCACGGGGCGAAGCACACGGTGACGCTCGCCCACGCGTACTTCCTGCCGGACACCCACTTCGTGAAGGCGCTCACGCGCGCGGCGCGCCGGGGCGTGAAGGTGTCGCTCCTGCTCGCGGGCCGCAGCGACGTGGTGTTCGCCCGCGCCGCGACGATGCGCCTGTACAACACCTTCCTCCACGCGGGGGTGAGCATCCACGAGTGGACGGACTCCACCCTGCACGCCAAGGCGGCCGTGGTGGACGGACAGACGCTGCTGGTGGGCAGCTTCAACCTGGACCCGCTCTCGCTGGTGAACCTGGAGACGCTGGTGGAGGTCCAGGAGCCGCGCGTCGCCGAGCAGGCCGTCCTCTGGCTGGACCGGCACATCGCCCGCTCCCGCCAGGTGCTGGGCGAGCACTGCACGCGCTCCCCCTTCCAGCGGTGGATGCTGGATGTCGTCGGGCTGGCGGTGGCCCGCTTCGCCGAGCGCTTCGCCAGCTTCATGGGCCGACGCCGCAAACGTTGAGGCCGTCACGCTTCCGTCACCCGGGGCGCGCAGCGGCGCTCGGCCCCTCGCATGTCGTGCTGCGCGGGAGCGCCCGAGGCTCTACACTGACGCGCGCTCGACCATGCCCAGCCGCCACCCCCTCCAGCCCGTCCTCGCCGCCATCGACGTGGGGACCAACGCCGTGCGACTGGAGCTCGCGCGGCCCGACGCCGACGGAGCCCTGGAGACGCTGCACCAGGAGCGAGACCCCATCCGCCCCGGTGAAGGTGTCTTCGCCACCGGCACCATGCCCGAGGAGACCGCCCAGCGGCTGCTGGCCACCCTGCGCCGCTACGCCGCGCTCTGCCGTCGCCACAAGGCCCAGGTGCGCGCGGTGGCCACCAGCGCCCTGCGCGAGGCCCGCAACAGTGCGGAGGTCGTCCAGCGCGTGCGCGACGAGTCCGGCCTCAACCTGGAGGTCGTCAGCGGCAAGGAGGAGGCGCGCCTCATCTGCCTGGG
Encoded here:
- a CDS encoding hybrid sensor histidine kinase/response regulator, with translation MTLPPDVEEALSCLPQALARVGHDLCVQWFEPDFATKTGMTLHVGTSLLDVLEQGRSLEAVEQAIREGRAHTGHVITRALHQVRVQVKPGREEEAPGAWLVVESSGVDDEGAFSLAVREIARAVGETLEVDTVCAAAVVALVRCAQVRRAEVYLCEEDGAELRRAAVSDLAGGEAPEDTFAPEDDPFRQALALRQAQLGIQRGYGDSLGSIFAAVPLCAPRRTVGLLLLYKEQGSSFSARELELWTAAANQLAVAVENARLLREAKAALQVREEFMSIASHELKTPLTPLKLGLYTMERRLSTGQPLELATVLKSKRQVDRLAGLVDDLLDASRLDAGKLALELAPLEVGQLVAEVVDHFRAAFERPFSVDVPRERVWVRGDRDRLEQVLVNLLENAHKYSPPGEPISVKVERLVGESRIHVQDHGIGIPGADQSQVFQRFYRARNVSHRNFGGLGLGLFISHSIARLHGGALTLASAEGHGSTFTVSLPRMPPHEVKRLPRRVLLLDEDAAQEALAERVLCAEGFDVLTSRAGADALRRATHLPVDLIVLSTSLTHGPAGLFLETFATLPRARPVPILLAGDARPWWAQEGTSLCSRPYVADELVSRVRNVLMQERRRSAGVTPAVGEGAPVGLLPRV
- the queF gene encoding preQ(1) synthase; its protein translation is MPSQPTKELQTFPNPASDRDYEIAFDCPEFTCLCPLTGQPDFARFKITYVPDQSCIELKSLKLYLWAYRNEGAFHEKVTNTIADDIIKAIQPRKLTVVGDWFVRGGIGTIVTVTHEKK
- a CDS encoding serine/threonine-protein kinase, which gives rise to MAVVYRGLHEMIQREVAIKELLPEGKRDKETLSRFRRESLALATFRHQNIVTLYDLVEKNDSLFMVMELVDGPTLHTLIREGPLPADVTGVIAARIASALDHAHFRQIIHRDLKPANVMLTKSGDVKLMDFGIAKDVGLEALTQAGMAVGTPSYMSPEQVTGAPLDGRTDIFSLGVLLYEALSGARPFHGKTAGEVFAKIRDGKYTPLNKVAPNVPSPLVRIIQRAMEVKPEDRFPDAAAMRRELDVFLAQEVPVSHAGLLVAFLRHRQKLTDTEAQQLMRPQELDAVVEGFDTSRSRSGGLLKWALAALILASAAGTGLYFTQAQWAPFVQQLTR
- a CDS encoding phospholipase D-like domain-containing protein yields the protein MRTDAVPPPPSPVPAVASPGPNRPRETEDCTLLNGGTEAFPRMLEALSFARERIHLEVYTFEREGVGARFVDALVAAAKRGVSVKVVVDGWGSIGHSAALTQTLRAAGAKVRVYNPLTSLFLGRAWRNHRKILLVDDTVAFLGGINIGDAYAAQGDVPGWADLAVELRGDICRQLGAKLTAGAAELTSGAVSLLLSGFSGGHRLRKRYLSAIHGAKHTVTLAHAYFLPDTHFVKALTRAARRGVKVSLLLAGRSDVVFARAATMRLYNTFLHAGVSIHEWTDSTLHAKAAVVDGQTLLVGSFNLDPLSLVNLETLVEVQEPRVAEQAVLWLDRHIARSRQVLGEHCTRSPFQRWMLDVVGLAVARFAERFASFMGRRRKR